Proteins from one Ipomoea triloba cultivar NCNSP0323 chromosome 1, ASM357664v1 genomic window:
- the LOC116014710 gene encoding cold-regulated 413 inner membrane protein 1, chloroplastic-like, whose product MLSLSLSYPSRSSLYSNGLLSLKSPPPFHRPTLSRFSSQSPSLQSSTFLGYKYNPLSVSVDLKGGMKKRLRSGVVCYSAALTPRNLHWVCTVSSVVLMLAKGTSIHKSFLVPLFALQAPSTLDSWIKGEYGFWTAFLALLVRLFFFFPGELELPFIALLMVIVSPYQVSNLRGTKEGVVLSLLISAYLAFQHFSRIGSLRKAFDQGSIIATLAILCIVVVPWLLLI is encoded by the exons ATGCTGAGTCTTTCTCTATCCTATCCATCCCGCTCCTCTCTCTACAGCAATGGCTTGCTTTCTTTGAAGTCTCCTCCGCCTTTTCACCGCCCCACACTTTCCCGTTTCTCTTCTCAATCCCCTTCGCTCCAAAGCTCCACCTTTCTTGGCTACAAATACAACCCCCTCAG TGTTTCGGTTGATCTCAAGGGAGGGATGAAGAAGAGACTGAGAAGTGGAGTGGTTTGTTACTCTGCGGCTCTGACCCCTCGAAATCTCCATTGGGTCTGCACTGTCTCCTCTGT GGTTTTGATGCTTGCCAAGGGAACTTCTATTCACAAATCTTTTCTTGTTCCTTTGTTTGCTTTGCAAGCCCCTTCAACTCTCGACTCATGGATCAA GGGTGAGTATGGCTTTTGGACAGCATTCTTAGCACTGCTTGTTcgcctttttttcttctttcctg GTGAACTGGAACTTCCATTTATTGCATTACTGATGGTAATTGTGTCCCCTTATCAAGTTTCAAACTTAAG GGGGACAAAGGAGGGGGTCGTTCTTTCCTTACTGATATCAGCGTATCTAGCTTTCCAGCATTTCTCACGGATTGGAAGCTTGCGAAAAGCATTTGATCAAGGTTCAATCATTGCAACCCTAGCCATCTTGTGTATTGTTGTTGTACCTTGGTTGCTCTTGATCTGA
- the LOC116014575 gene encoding leucine-rich repeat extensin-like protein 5: MASPSQHTLFLLLLFFEKSPIFCQPIRAINNKTLLFIATGRMGSGAPCSAISCLFFCLFLLPGTSISEKHPSEAIRKSKKIGFQDEQITFSRTMYDNQLDTAPDNVPIINPTTPPSDTNPDINPNPNPNPNPDINPNPNPNPNPGTTNPNPNPNPNPGTTNPNPNPNPNPNPNPNPNPGATNPNPTTNPTPTNGPGTSGGSWCIANPGASETALQVALDYACGFGGADCSAIQPGASCYDPNTLKDHASYAFNDYYQKNPVPTSCVFGGTAQLATTDPSTGNCHYASPKATPTPPAQPPPSPMPPPTPMPPSIPTPVSLYPPAGQTTGYVPEPTDYGAPTGSPNSAYAFSGNLILGVMVSILSLIATNHI, encoded by the exons ATGGCTTCTCCCTCACAGCATACATTATTTCTATTGCTTCTCTTCTTTGAGAAATCACCCATTTTCTGTCAACCCATCAGAGCCATTAACAACAAGACATTATTATTCATTGCAACTGGAAGGATGGGTTCAGGAGCTCCATGCAGTGCCATCTCATGTCTCTTCTTCTGTCTCTTCCTTCTTCCAG GTACAAGCATATCAGAGAAACACCCCTCAGAAGCAATCAGGAAAAGCAAAAAAATAGGTTTTCAAGATGAGCAAATTACCTTTTCCCGAACGATGTATGATAACCAGCTTGATACGGCTCCAGATAATGTTCCCATCATCAATCCAACTACACCGCCAAGTGACACAAATCCAGATATAAATCCTAATCCTAATCCCAATCCAAATCCAGATATAAATCCTAATCCTAATCCTAATCCCAATCCAGGCACAACAAATCCGAATCCTAATCCCAATCCCAATCCAGGCACAACAAATCCTAATCCCAATCCCAACCCCAACCCCAACCCCAATCCCAATCCCAATCCAGGGGCAACAAATCCAAACCCAACTACAAATCCCACGCCAACAAATGGTCCTGGAACCTCAGGCGGGTCATGGTGTATTGCCAACCCAGGTGCTTCAGAGACTGCTTTACAGGTAGCCCTCGACTATGCTTGTGGATTTGGTGGTGCAGATTGTTCAGCCATTCAGCCAGGTGCAAGTTGTTATGACCCGAACACGCTTAAAGATCATGCCTCTTATGCATTCAATGACTACTACCAAAAAAACCCAGTTCCTACCAGCTGTGTCTTTGGAGGAACAGCACAGCTTGCTACTACTGATCCAA GTACTGGGAACTGTCACTATGCATCACCGAAAGCTACCCCCACACCCCCTGCACAGCCACCTCCAAGCCCCATGCCTCCTCCAACCCCCATGCCGCCAAG CATACCAACACCGGTGAGCCTGTATCCACCAGCTGGACAAACAACAGGCTATGTTCCGGAACCAACAGACTATGGAGCACCAACAGGTTCCCCCAACTCGGCATACGCCTTCTCAGGAAATCTAATACTAGGTGTCATGGTTTCTATCCTATCGCTCATTGCAACAAACCATATCTAA
- the LOC116015025 gene encoding carboxyl-terminal-processing peptidase 1, chloroplastic, which yields MRLPLCNNRFPPLNSLPPPPSPPCRLTTVSLHKASVPQKAFITTGFSVALSLGLLISPPSIASEFSSDRSSAVSLVQTNEEEQLDCREDEQELSAAAAEHEVASNEGIVSEVWQIVNDSFLNTSRRSWSPEIWRSKKEDILSTSIQSRPRAHDIIRRMLASLGDPYTRFLSPAEFSKMARYDMTGIGINLREVPGDNQDVKLKVLGLLLDGPAHSAGVRQGDELLSVNGMDVKGKSAFEASSLIQGPSGTIVNIMVKHGKCGPVQSIDVERQSIARTPVFYRLEQIENGSTLVGYVRLKEFNALARKDLVTAMKRLQGMGASSFVLDLRDNLGGLVQAGVEIAKLFLNEGETITYTVGRDPQYTRSIVAEAPPLITTPVIILVNKNTASASEIVATALHDNCRAVLVGERTYGKGLIQSVFELQDGSGVVVTIGKYVTPNHMDINGNGIEPDFRNLPAWNEVSKHLSKCHKPKDG from the exons ATGAGATTACCGCTCTGCAACAACCGTTTCCCGCCACTGAATTCTCTTCCGCCACCGCCTTCGCCACCGTGCCGGCTAACTACTGTTTCTCTCCACAAAGCTTCAGTTCCTCAGAAAGCCTTCATAACTACCGGCTTCTCCGTCGCACTCTCCTTAGGCCTTCTCATTTCTCCGCCATCGATTGCTTCTGAGTTCTCCTCAGACCGATCGTCCGCCGTTTCTCTGGTGCAGACGAATGAGGAGGAGCAGCTTGATTGCCGCGAAGACGAGCAGGAGCTGagtgcggcggcggcggagcatGAAGTGGCGAGTAATGAGGGGATTGTGTCGGAGGTGTGGCAGATTGTCAATGATAGCTTTCTCAATACTAGCCGTCGCTCCTGGTCTCCTGAGATTTGGCGT AGTAAGAAAGAGGACATCTTGAGTACATCAATTCAGTCAAGACCAAGAGCTCATGATATCATTAGGAGGATGTTGGCCAGCTTGGGTGATCCTTATACACGGTTTCTTTCTCCTGCAGAG TTCTCCAAGATGGCGAGATATGATATGACTGGGATTGGAATAAATCTTCGGGAGGTTCCAGGTGACAATCAGGATGTGAAACTGAAAGTCTTAGGGCTTCTCTTGGATGGCCCTGCCCATAGTGCTGGTGTCAGACAG GGTGATGAACTATTGTCTGTTAATGGCATGGATGTTAAGGGAAAATCTGCTTTTGAAGCATCATCGCTCATACAGGGTCCCAGTGGAACAATTGTTAACATCATG GTCAAGCATGGCAAATGTGGACCTGTGCAATCCATTGATGTTGAAAGACAGTCTATTGCTCGGACCCCAGTGTTTTATCGGCTGGAGCAGATTGAAAATGGTTCTACTTTAGTTGGTTATGTGCGCCTAAAAGAATTCAATGCATTGGCCAGAAAGGATTTAGTTACTG CAATGAAGCGACTGCAAGGCATGGGTGCCTCATCTTTTGTTCTTGATCTCCGAGATAACCTTGGTGGATTAGTACAG GCTGGTGTTGAAATTGCCAAACTTTTTCTAAATGAAGGGGAGACG ATAACTTACACTGTTGGAAGGGATCCACAGTACACACGAAGTATTGTTGCAGAAGCTCCACCTCTAATTACTACCCCTGTTATT ATTCTGGTGAATAAAAATACAGCAAGTGCCAGTGAAATT GTTGCTACTGCACTTCATGATAACTGCCGAGCTGTCCTTGTTGGGGAACGGACTTATGGAAAG GGCCTGATTCAATCTGTCTTCGAGCTTCAAGATGGGTCGGGTGTAGTTGTTACTATTGGGAAGTATGTCACACCAAATCACATGGACATTAACGGCAACGGTATTGAGCCTGATTTCAGGAATCTCCCTG CTTGGAACGAAGTCTCCAAACACCTGTCTAAATGTCACAAGCCAAAAGACGGATAA